One Oncorhynchus keta strain PuntledgeMale-10-30-2019 unplaced genomic scaffold, Oket_V2 Un_contig_3299_pilon_pilon, whole genome shotgun sequence genomic window carries:
- the mapre3b gene encoding microtubule-associated protein RP/EB family member 3b isoform X5, whose protein sequence is MQLPGPFPVLKWCGMVGELGSLLPGPFPVLKWCGMDGELGSLLPGPFPVLKWCGMVGELGSLLPGPFPVLKWCGMDGELGSLLPGPVPVLKWNGMVGELGSLLPGPFPVLKWCGMVGELGSLLPGPFPVLKWCGMDGELGSLLPGPFPVLKWCGMGGELGSLLPGPFPVLKWCGMVGELGSLLPGPFPVLKWCGMDGELGSLLPGPFPVLKWCGMVGELGSLLPGPFPVLKWCGMDGELGSLLPGPVPVLKWNGMDGELGSLLPGPFPVLKWCGMDGELGSLLPGPVPVLKWCGMVGELGSLLPGPVLAITATASKATRKSRMCLLTR, encoded by the exons ATGCAGCTACCAGGTCCATTTCCTGTATTGAAGTGGTGTGGAATGGTTGGTGAGCTGGGGTCACTCCTACCAGGTCCATTTCCTGTATTGAAGTGGTGTGGAATGGATGGTGAGCTGGGGTCACTCCTACCAG GTCCATTTCCTGTATTGAAGTGGTGTGGAATGGTTGGTGAGCTGGGGTCACTCCTACCAGGTCCATTTCCTGTATTGAAGTGGTGTGGAATGGATGGTGAGCTGGGGTCCCTCCTACCAGGTCCAGTTCCTGTATTGAAGTGGAATGGAATGGTTGGTGAGCTGGGGTCACTCCTACCAGGTCCATTTCCTGTATTGAAGTGGTGTGGAATGGTTGGTGAGCTGGGGTCACTCCTACCAGGTCCATTTCCTGTATTGAAGTGGTGTGGAATGGATGGTGAGCTGGGGTCACTCCTACCAGGTCCATTTCCTGTATTGAAGTGGTGTGGAATGGGTGGTGAGCTGGGGTCACTCCTACCAGGTCCATTTCCTGTATTGAAGTGGTGTGGAATGGTTGGTGAGCTGGGGTCACTCCTACCAGGTCCATTTCCTGTATTGAAGTGGTGTGGAATGGATGGTGAGCTGGGGTCACTCCTACCAGGTCCATTTCCTGTATTGAAGTGGTGTGGAATGGTTGGTGAGCTGGGGTCACTCCTACCAGGTCCATTTCCTGTATTGAAGTGGTGTGGAATGGATGGTGAGCTGGGGTCACTCCTACCAGGTCCAGTTCCTGTATTGaagtggaatggaatggatggtgaGCTGGGGTCACTCCTACCAGGTCCATTTCCTGTATTGAAGTGGTGTGGAATGGATGGTGAGCTGGGGTCACTCCTACCAGGTCCAGTTCCTGTATTGAAGTGGTGTGGAATGGTTGGTGAGCTGGGGTCACTCCTACCAGGTCCAGTATTAGCCATCACAGCTACAGCTTCCAAGGCTACAAGGAAGAGCAGAATGTGTCTTCTGACCCGGTAG
- the mapre3b gene encoding microtubule-associated protein RP/EB family member 3b isoform X6, with amino-acid sequence MQLPGPFPVLKWCGMVGELGSLLPGPFPVLKWCGMDGELGSLLPGPFPVLKWCGMDGELGSLLPGPFPVLKWCGMVGELGSLLPGPFPVLKWCGMDGELGSLLPGPVPVLKWNGMVGELGSLLPGPFPVLKWCGMVGELGSLLPGPFPVLKWCGMDGELGSLLPGPFPVLKWCGMGGELGSLLPGPFPVLKWCGMVGELGSLLPGPFPVLKWCGMDGELGSLLPGPFPVLKWCGMDGELGSLLPGPVPVLKWNGMDGELGSLLPGPFPVLKWCGMDGELGSLLPGPVPVLKWCGMVGELGSLLPGPVLAITATASKATRKSRMCLLTR; translated from the exons ATGCAGCTACCAGGTCCATTTCCTGTATTGAAGTGGTGTGGAATGGTTGGTGAGCTGGGGTCACTCCTACCAGGTCCATTTCCTGTATTGAAGTGGTGTGGAATGGATGGTGAGCTGGGGTCACTCCTACCAGGTCCATTTCCTGTATTGAAGTGGTGTGGAATGGATGGTGAGCTGGGGTCACTCCTACCAGGTCCATTTCCTGTATTGAAGTGGTGTGGAATGGTTGGTGAGCTGGGGTCACTCCTACCAGGTCCATTTCCTGTATTGAAGTGGTGTGGAATGGATGGTGAGCTGGGGTCCCTCCTACCAGGTCCAGTTCCTGTATTGAAGTGGAATGGAATGGTTGGTGAGCTGGGGTCACTCCTACCAGGTCCATTTCCTGTATTGAAGTGGTGTGGAATGGTTGGTGAGCTGGGGTCACTCCTACCAGGTCCATTTCCTGTATTGAAGTGGTGTGGAATGGATGGTGAGCTGGGGTCACTCCTACCAGGTCCATTTCCTGTATTGAAGTGGTGTGGAATGGGTGGTGAGCTGGGGTCACTCCTACCAGGTCCATTTCCTGTATTGAAGTGGTGTGGAATGGTTGGTGAGCTGGGGTCACTCCTACCAGGTCCATTTCCTGTATTGAAGTGGTGTGGAATGGATGGTGAGCTGGGGTCACTCCTACCAG GTCCATTTCCTGTATTGAAGTGGTGTGGAATGGATGGTGAGCTGGGGTCACTCCTACCAGGTCCAGTTCCTGTATTGaagtggaatggaatggatggtgaGCTGGGGTCACTCCTACCAGGTCCATTTCCTGTATTGAAGTGGTGTGGAATGGATGGTGAGCTGGGGTCACTCCTACCAGGTCCAGTTCCTGTATTGAAGTGGTGTGGAATGGTTGGTGAGCTGGGGTCACTCCTACCAGGTCCAGTATTAGCCATCACAGCTACAGCTTCCAAGGCTACAAGGAAGAGCAGAATGTGTCTTCTGACCCGGTAG